A genomic segment from Neodiprion lecontei isolate iyNeoLeco1 chromosome 1, iyNeoLeco1.1, whole genome shotgun sequence encodes:
- the LOC107228184 gene encoding uncharacterized protein LOC107228184, protein MKFYVLCTLLALATAQPAKTDFWKGTSMDTMVDQMKSDCAQKNDEISCMKFKVLNLLDQIFRKDSFKVSETVEVTRNSYPVEEVSARSEGSFLETVQSYLASHDVTFKLPFESSVKVSPRNIDDDELSFNVKFGEGRAVQEARKSKLKKVIIPILVFVLLKAMTLIPLAIGVLGLKAWNALQLSFFSFVVSVGLAIFQLCKKIAADGHAAPLAAHGPWEYQAAQYRAFDETQAVPQETAQDLAYAGYVQN, encoded by the exons ATGAAGTTCTACGTTCTGTGCACCCTTTTGGCCTTGGCCACAGCCCAGCCAGCCAAAACTGACTTTTGGAAAGGCACCAGCATGGATACGATGGTGGACCAGATGAAAAGTGACTGTGCCCAGAAGAACGACGAGATTTCGTGCATGAAATTCAAGGTCCTCAATCTTCTGGATCAGATCTTCCGCAAGGACAGCTTTAAG GTATCAGAGACCGTCGAGGTGACACGCAACTCCTACCCCGTCGAGGAAGTGTCTGCCCGCAGTGAAGGCTCTTTCCTCGAGACCGTCCAGTCCTACTTGGCTTCCCACGACGTTACTTTCAAGCTTCCCTTCGAGTCCTCAGTTAAAGTCAGCCCCCGTAACATTGACGATGATGAACTTTCTTTCAACGTGAAGTTCGGCGAAGGTCGCGCTGTCCAGGAAGCCCGTAAATCGAAACTGAAGAAGGTCATCATCCCCATCCTCGTTTTCGTCCTGTTGAAAGCGATGACCCTCATTCCTCTGGCCATCGGTGTCTTGGGACTGAAGGCCTGGAACGCACTCCAGCTCTCGTTCTTCAGTTTCGTCGTTTCTGTTGGCTTGGCTATCTTCCAGCTATGCAAAAAGATCGCTGCTGACGGTCACGCCGCTCCCCTCGCTGCTCATGGACCCTGGGAGTACCAAGCTGCCCAGTATCGTGCCTTCGACGAGACCCAGGCCGTCCCCCAGGAGACCGCACAGGACCTCGCTTACGCTGGATACGTCCAGAACTAA
- the LOC107228205 gene encoding uncharacterized protein LOC107228205 gives MQVFLIISLSLLGSLAIAQVPDASTTTEALRDIYYRCVDSESLLSCVKPKLLAYVSEAVKQDRIRITEDLVIVKSRDAPEDNADEYYQQYDAADPARREVLRSMMLEKLDAYLSSHQLEAKLPEAISGSNIVPRALVESVPSSLSVPLADTQAGQGRGFVKKVMIPFLLGLKFKATALVPLALALIALKTWKALTLGLLSLVLSGAMLIFKLTKPKVAYEVVHYGHPPVEHAPHWDTAPHGPYRAYRK, from the exons ATGCAGGTTTTCCTTATCATTTCGTTGTCCCTTCTGGGCTCTCTCGCCATAGCCCAAGTCCCGGATGCCTCCACGACGACGGAGGCTCTAAGAGACATTTACTACAG GTGCGTGGATAGTGAATCTCTGCTATCTTGCGTTAAGCCAAAGCTACTGGCTTACGTGAGCGAGGCTGTTAAACAGGACAGGATAAGGATCACGGAAGACCTGGTCATCGTTAAGTCACGCGACGCGCCTGAGGATAATGCCGATGAATACTACCAGCAATACGATGCCGCTGACCCAGCCAGAAGGGAGGTCCTGCGATCCATGATGCTGGAGAAGTTGGATGCTTACTTATCCAGTCATCAGCTAGAGGCTAAGCTGCCTGAGGCCATTTCCGGGTCCAACATCGTCCCCAGAGCTTTGGTTGAATCTGTGCCGTCTAGTCTGTCTGTACCCCTGGCTGACACCCAGGCAGGACAGG GTCGTGGATTCGTGAAGAAGGTAATGATTCCCTTTCTTTTGGGACTGAAGTTCAAGGCTACAGCTTTGGTGCCGCTGGCACTTGCTCTGATTGCGCTGAAGACCTGGAAGGCCCTCACCTTAGGACTCCTTTCTCTTGTGCTCAGCGGAGCCATGCTTATCTTCAAGCTCACAAAGCCCAAGGTCGCCTACGAGGTTGTCCACTACGGACACCCACCCGTGGAACACGCTCCTCATTGGGACACCGCACCGCATGGACCTTACCGTGCCTACCGGAAGTAA